The sequence AGTTTTAGGTTTCCTCAAGCAGCCGGTTGGTCTAACGCGATGCGCTATTTACTAACGGGTGATGGTTTTGGGGCTCAGGATGCGCATCGATTTAACATCGTGACCGAGGTGGTAGAAGTCGGCCAGGAATTTGATCGAGCATTGGAGTTGGCGACGAAGATTGCAAACCAGGCTCCCTTGGCTGTGCAGGCAACCCTGGCTTCGGCCCGGGCCGGTGACACCTCAAAGGAGAAGGCCCAGTTGATGCTGAGATTGGGCGAGCTTATGAAATCGAATGATGTGATGCGTGGCATGGAGGCTTTCATGACCAAGCGGCCCGCGAAATTCGAGGGTGATTAGCTTTTGTGGGTTAGCTGAGAATTTGAGGCTAGTTTTTTGTAGGTTAACTACAAGACCCTGGGCACAATATTGGCTTTATTGTCTTGACTCACGAAATTTCAGCATTGGCTAGCTTCGTAAGCTTTCTTGTGGCTCACTTAGGGCATGGATATCAATGCGGACGTTCAATTAGACCAGGCTGAAATTGGCGAAATGATTTTGGGCCGTTGGGCCGAAGTGCGCCGCCATACTCGAAGCGTCATCACCCAAAATAAACTATTTAAAATTGAGGGAATGCCCTACGAAAAGCACCGTGAGCGGGTCATGGATCAGCTTCGGGTTCTCGGAAAGGCCGGCGCCACCCAGCACGGGTTCCCCGAGTTCGCCGGCGGTAAGGGTGACCCTGGTGGAGGACTGGCCAGCTTCGAGGAGCTTGTGTTTGCAGACCCTTCGCTTCAAATCAAATACGGTGTACAGATTGGGCTGTTTAGCTCGGCAATTGGCTACCTGGGCACCGAGTATCACCTGAAGAATCTTTTGCCAGCCGCCATATCCCTTGAGGTTCCTGGCGCTTTTGCCATGACCGAGACCGGCCATGGCTCGGATGTCGCCTCTATCGGCACCACCGCTACCTATGACTCGGATTCAAAAGAGTTCGTTATTCACACGCCAGATCGTCACAGCTATAAGGACTACCTGGGCAACGCGGCAATGCACGGTGAAGCTGCTGTCGTTTTTGCTCAGCTTTATACCGACGGTGAGAATCAGGGTGTGCACGCTTTTTATGTGCCAATACGCAAAAAGGGCAAGCTATTGCCGGGTGTGGGTTCGCAGGATGATGGTCTCAAAGGTGGGCTGAACGGAATCGATAACGGAAGGTTATTTTTCAACCAGGTTCGAGTCCCAAGGCGCAACCTGCTCAACCGTTACGCAGATGTTTTAGAAGACGGCACCTACACCTCAACAATCGAATCTCCCGGCCGCAGGTTTTTTACCCAGCTTGGAGCTTTGGTTCAGGGTCGAGTCTCACTCACCGGAGCCGTTACCAATGCTCAGAAACTCGCTCTGGATATCGCGGTTCGCTACAGCGAGGAGCGCAAGCAGTTTCACGGGCCAGATGGTCAAGAAAAGACCCTGATGGATTACGGTCGCCATCAGCGCCGTCTAATTCCCTTGATTGCCAGAACATATGCTCAAATTTTTATGCACCACGAACTTCTCGAGTCCTTTCACGGGGTCTTTTCGGGAGAGAACGACACCGATGAAACCCGCCAGGACCTCGAGACAGTTGCGGCGGCCGGTAAGGCACTCAGCAGTTGGTATGCACTAGAAACCATCCAGCAGTGCCGTGAAGCTTGCGGTGGCCAAGGTTTTATGGCGGAGCACCGGATGACCGGTTTGCGCGCAGACCTAGATGTGTATGTGACATTCGAGGGCGACAACAACGTTTTGCTACAGCTAGTTGCCAAAAGGTTATTGGGTGACTACGCCAAGGCGTTCAAGTCACCAGATTTTTCCACCCTTGCGCAATTTGTGGCAGGCCAGGTCGGTGAAGCAACCATCAACCGAGGCGGCCTCAGGGGCTTGGCTCAGAACTTGATTGACTTTGGTTCAACAGCCCGTTCGGTTGGGTTTGTGAAGGAGCAAGAGCACCAGCACCAGCTGCTTACCGACCGAGTCCACACCATGGTTGCAAAGTTGGCAAACGCTCTCAAAGCCGGCGGCAAGGACAAGCTCAAGCAGGCTGAACTCTTCAACCGCTACCAAAACGACATCATCTTGGCCGCTAAGGCTCATGGCGAATTGATTCTTTGGGAAGCATTCACCGATGCTTTGGGAACCATCAAAGACCAGGACTCCAAAAAAATCCTAACTTGGCTCAGAGATCTTTATGGCTTCACCATTTTGGAGGAGAACATGGCCTGGTACTTGATTAATGGCCGAATCAGCTCCTCTCGAGCAGAAGCCATCACCGAATACATTGACACCAGGCTGCTTCCAAGGCTCAGGCCGCACGTTATTAGCTTGGTTGACGCCTTTGAGTTAGATGAGTCTCTAGTTAGAAGCACGCTGGCCAAAGATGAAGCCGAACGCCGCGCCACAATCAACACCCTAGTGAGGAAATAATGAAGGCTCAGGAAGTTTATTTTGTGGATGGCGTTAGAACCCCATTTGGCAAAGCCGGAGAAAAGGGTGCTTACTGGAACACCAGAGCCGATGACTTGGTGGTCAAGGCGATGATTGGTCTTTTGGAGCGCCACCCAGATTTTCCCTTAGATGCGATAGATGACGTGGCAATCGCTGCCACCACCCAGCAGGGCGATCAAGGTTTGACGATCGGGAGAACCGCCAGCATTTTGGCGGGCCTCCCGAACACCGTTCCGGGTTTTGCAATTGACCGGATGTGTGCTGGCGCAATGACTGCTGTAACCACCACCGGATCGGGCATCGGCTTTGGTGCCTATGACCTGGTTCTTGCCGGCGGAGTTGAGCACATGGGTAGACACCCGATGGGCTTTGATTCTGACCCAAACCCCAGATTCCTCTCCGAGAAGCTGGTCTCGCCAGACGCACTAAACATGGGTTGCACAGCAGAAAAAATTCACGACCGCTTCCCCCACCTCACCAAAGAGCGGGCCGATGCATTTGCAGTTGGCAGCCAGCAAAAGGCGGCCAAGGCTTATAAAGAAGGCAAGATTCAAAAAGACCTAATTCCAGTTTCGGCTGGCAGCGCAGCCGGTTGGAACTTGGTCACTCAGGATGAACTAATGCGACCAGAGTCAACACTCGAAGGCATGAAAGATCTAAAGACCCCATTCAGAGCCCACGGCAAAGTAACTGCTGGAAACGCATCACCACTGACTGACGGCGCGACCATTGCGCTTTTGGCATCCGGTGATGCTGTGAAAAAGCACAACCTAAAGCCAAGAATGAAAATGGTTAGTTTCGCCTTTGCCGGAGTGGAGCCAGAGATCATGGGCATAGGTCCAATTCCCTCCACCGAAAAGGCGCTTGAAAAAGCCGGGCTTACCATAAAGGACATCGGGCTCCTTGAGCTAAACGAAGCTTTTGCGGTGCAAGTTTTGTCCTTTTTGGATCACTTTGGAATTGCCGATGACGACCCAAGGGTCAATCAATACGGCGGCGCCATTGCCTTTGGTCACCCCCTTGCATCAAGCGGAGTAAGGCTGATGAATCAGCTGTCTAGACAATTCGAAGAGCACCCAGAGGTCAAGTACGGAGTAACAGCAATGTGCATCGGGCTTGGCATGGGTGGAACAATAATCTGGGAAAACCTAAGCCATGGAGGCAAATAATGGAGCGCTTCGCACCCCTTTTGGCTGACACTGATGAAATTATCACCCACTCTTATGTTTCGGATGTAAATCTTGCCTCAGGAAAAATAATCGCACTAATCACCCTGGATAACGGCAAAGACCACACCAGGCCAAACACCCTTGGTCCCCACACCCTGCTCGAATTTGCAACCAAGCTCGATGAACTAAAGGCTCGCGCTGCAAATAAGGAAATTCACGGCGTCGCCGTAACCGGCAAGCCATATTATTTGGCAGCGGGTGTTGACCTAACCAAGGTTCAGGGTCTGCAAGATCGCCACTCTGGCCGCCTGATTGGCGAGATGGGCCACTGGGCGCTGGATAAACTCTCCGACTTAGGTGTTCCCAGCTTTGTCTTTATCAACGGCCTGGCGCTTGGCGGCGGACTAGAGGTTGCACTGAATGCTGATTACCGAACTGTCAACCAAGCAGCGCCAGCAATAGCACTGCCCGAGGTGTTCCTCGGGCTGATTCCGGGTTGGGGTGGAGCATACCTGCTGCCGAATTTGATCGGCATCAAAAACGCCCTCAAGGTGATGCTGGAGAATCCGCTCAAGCAAAACCGCATGCTAAAGCCCCAAGAAGCCTTTGAGCTCGGGATCGCCGATGCGATATTTGACTCCCCTAGATTCTTAGAGCAATCCTTAGCCTGGGCCGATGAGGTCTTGGGCGGCAAAAAAATAAAGCGCAAAAACGAGCCTGGCGCAATCGAGAAAGCCACTATCTGGGGACCGGCTGTCTCAATAGCAAGGTCCATGGTCGAAGAAAAACTCGGCAAGGTGCCACTTGCCCCCTACCGAGTGCTTGATTTGATTGGCGCTGCAAAATCTGGCAGCAAAAAAGACGCCTTCGAGCGCGAAGACCAGGCAATTGAAGACCTCAGCGCTTCTGACCAGTTCCGAGCCTCAATCTACGCATTTAATCTTGTTCAAAAACACGCCAAAAAGCCTCAGGGCGCACCTGACTCCAAGCTAGCTAAACCAGTCACCAAGGTTGGTGTGGTTGGGGCTGGGCTAATGGCCTCGCAGTTTGCCTTGTTGTTTTTACGCAGGCTCGAGGTGCCGGTGGTTATTACCGACATCTCGCAAGATCGAATCGATAAGGGTCTTTCGTATATCGTTTCAGAGCTGGACAAGCTGGTTGAAAAAGGCCGACTTTCCTCGGACGACCGCAATCGCTATGTCGGTAACCTGTCCGGGTCTTTGGACTACGCGGCATTTGCGAACTGCGACTGGGTTATCGAGGCAGTGTTCGAAGAGCTATCCATCAAACAGGAAGTCTTTAGCGCCATTGAAAAGGTAGTGCGCGAGGATTGCATCCTCGCCACCAACACCTCTTCGTTGTCGGTGGACGCAATTGGGTCGGCATTGAAAAACCCAGAGCGCCTTATTGGCTTTCACTTCTTCAACCCCGTGGCAGTTATGCCGCTGGTCGAGGTAGTAAGGGCCAAAAACTCTGGTGACGAGGCGATTGCTACCGCAATGAAGGTGGCCAGGGGTCTAAAAAAGACCGCCGTCATCACTTCTGATTCGGCAGGCTTTGTTGTAAACCGCCTGCTCGGTTACCTTCTCGGAGAAGCCATGCGTGCAGTCGATGAGGGCGCCAGCTTCGATCAGGTAACAAGCGCGATTGCCCCACTTGGTTTGCCAATGAACCCTTTTGATCTATTGGAGTTGGTAGGGCTCAAAGTCGGTGCTCACGTTTTGGACTCGATGCACGCGTTCAACTCTGAGCGCTTCTATGCAAGTGCAAACCTTCACAAACTTGCCGAATACGGCAAGCTATTAGAGCGTGACTCCAAGGGCAAGATCAAGGGTTATGACAAAAGGGCCATTGAGATTGTCGGCAACTCGGCGAATAAGGGCCGCTCGGAGCAGGAGATATTTGAGGCAGTGAATGTTGGTCTGGCCAAGGAGATCAAGTTAATGCTTGAAGAGGGTGTCGTGCAATCGGCCGAAGACATCGACCTTTGCATGATCATGGGTGCCGGTTGGCCATTCCACCTAGGTGGAATTACCCCTTATCTTGATCGTTCTGGTTCTTCTGAGAAGGCATTTGGTTCAAGCTTCCACACACCAATGATTATCGGGGTTAGAGACTAGTTATCCACAGCCCCAAATAATCTATTGCTTCAGGGTTTGGCGTGAGCTAAACGGCGT is a genomic window of Candidatus Aquiluna sp. UB-MaderosW2red containing:
- a CDS encoding acyl-CoA dehydrogenase translates to MDINADVQLDQAEIGEMILGRWAEVRRHTRSVITQNKLFKIEGMPYEKHRERVMDQLRVLGKAGATQHGFPEFAGGKGDPGGGLASFEELVFADPSLQIKYGVQIGLFSSAIGYLGTEYHLKNLLPAAISLEVPGAFAMTETGHGSDVASIGTTATYDSDSKEFVIHTPDRHSYKDYLGNAAMHGEAAVVFAQLYTDGENQGVHAFYVPIRKKGKLLPGVGSQDDGLKGGLNGIDNGRLFFNQVRVPRRNLLNRYADVLEDGTYTSTIESPGRRFFTQLGALVQGRVSLTGAVTNAQKLALDIAVRYSEERKQFHGPDGQEKTLMDYGRHQRRLIPLIARTYAQIFMHHELLESFHGVFSGENDTDETRQDLETVAAAGKALSSWYALETIQQCREACGGQGFMAEHRMTGLRADLDVYVTFEGDNNVLLQLVAKRLLGDYAKAFKSPDFSTLAQFVAGQVGEATINRGGLRGLAQNLIDFGSTARSVGFVKEQEHQHQLLTDRVHTMVAKLANALKAGGKDKLKQAELFNRYQNDIILAAKAHGELILWEAFTDALGTIKDQDSKKILTWLRDLYGFTILEENMAWYLINGRISSSRAEAITEYIDTRLLPRLRPHVISLVDAFELDESLVRSTLAKDEAERRATINTLVRK
- a CDS encoding thiolase family protein encodes the protein MKAQEVYFVDGVRTPFGKAGEKGAYWNTRADDLVVKAMIGLLERHPDFPLDAIDDVAIAATTQQGDQGLTIGRTASILAGLPNTVPGFAIDRMCAGAMTAVTTTGSGIGFGAYDLVLAGGVEHMGRHPMGFDSDPNPRFLSEKLVSPDALNMGCTAEKIHDRFPHLTKERADAFAVGSQQKAAKAYKEGKIQKDLIPVSAGSAAGWNLVTQDELMRPESTLEGMKDLKTPFRAHGKVTAGNASPLTDGATIALLASGDAVKKHNLKPRMKMVSFAFAGVEPEIMGIGPIPSTEKALEKAGLTIKDIGLLELNEAFAVQVLSFLDHFGIADDDPRVNQYGGAIAFGHPLASSGVRLMNQLSRQFEEHPEVKYGVTAMCIGLGMGGTIIWENLSHGGK
- a CDS encoding 3-hydroxyacyl-CoA dehydrogenase NAD-binding domain-containing protein; this encodes MERFAPLLADTDEIITHSYVSDVNLASGKIIALITLDNGKDHTRPNTLGPHTLLEFATKLDELKARAANKEIHGVAVTGKPYYLAAGVDLTKVQGLQDRHSGRLIGEMGHWALDKLSDLGVPSFVFINGLALGGGLEVALNADYRTVNQAAPAIALPEVFLGLIPGWGGAYLLPNLIGIKNALKVMLENPLKQNRMLKPQEAFELGIADAIFDSPRFLEQSLAWADEVLGGKKIKRKNEPGAIEKATIWGPAVSIARSMVEEKLGKVPLAPYRVLDLIGAAKSGSKKDAFEREDQAIEDLSASDQFRASIYAFNLVQKHAKKPQGAPDSKLAKPVTKVGVVGAGLMASQFALLFLRRLEVPVVITDISQDRIDKGLSYIVSELDKLVEKGRLSSDDRNRYVGNLSGSLDYAAFANCDWVIEAVFEELSIKQEVFSAIEKVVREDCILATNTSSLSVDAIGSALKNPERLIGFHFFNPVAVMPLVEVVRAKNSGDEAIATAMKVARGLKKTAVITSDSAGFVVNRLLGYLLGEAMRAVDEGASFDQVTSAIAPLGLPMNPFDLLELVGLKVGAHVLDSMHAFNSERFYASANLHKLAEYGKLLERDSKGKIKGYDKRAIEIVGNSANKGRSEQEIFEAVNVGLAKEIKLMLEEGVVQSAEDIDLCMIMGAGWPFHLGGITPYLDRSGSSEKAFGSSFHTPMIIGVRD